In one Bacillus thuringiensis genomic region, the following are encoded:
- a CDS encoding SseB family protein yields the protein MEQISVKKLEEVLVVAGDDKQKQKEFYELLLSTEFYVAGSLEAEDGATEGILRLRHFQGEGRWIVPFFTQMEFVKDVLPEGTPLIKIRGKELFGSIEKDATAVLNVGTDISKTFIPEEIADIASGRIFNYYK from the coding sequence ATGGAGCAAATTTCAGTAAAGAAATTAGAAGAGGTACTTGTTGTAGCAGGTGATGATAAACAGAAGCAAAAGGAATTTTATGAATTGCTCTTATCTACTGAGTTTTATGTTGCTGGTTCACTAGAAGCAGAGGACGGGGCAACAGAAGGAATACTTCGTTTGCGTCATTTCCAAGGAGAAGGTAGATGGATCGTTCCGTTCTTTACACAAATGGAATTTGTAAAAGATGTGTTGCCAGAAGGAACGCCCCTTATTAAGATACGTGGGAAAGAGTTATTTGGTAGCATTGAGAAAGATGCTACAGCTGTATTAAATGTTGGCACTGATATAAGTAAAACATTTATTCCAGAAGAAATTGCAGATATCGCATCTGGACGAATTTTTAACTATTATAAATAA